One genomic segment of Arthrobacter sp. JZ12 includes these proteins:
- a CDS encoding class I SAM-dependent methyltransferase: MTTVGELFNDAAEHFERLAPALWNPMGNAVVAAAGLSLDQRVLDVCCGSGASTIPAAQEVGPGGRVDAVDLSSELLDLAAAKASALDIDTITFARSDAATWTGSEPYDAVLCCYGLFFLPDMAAGVRHLASQLRRGGRLAVSTWQEQAHKPFVTLFEEACFEEQPHLRDAPEPRPSRQLREISTPEKLDGFLASCGFEDTKIDEMALQVPLDAELAWELVLGTGYRALLPIDQDGRDRIRDRFLGTLGDDFALNADSLIAVASR, encoded by the coding sequence ATGACCACCGTTGGAGAGCTCTTCAATGACGCCGCCGAGCACTTCGAGCGTCTGGCCCCCGCGCTGTGGAATCCGATGGGGAACGCCGTCGTAGCAGCAGCCGGACTTTCCCTTGATCAGCGCGTCCTCGATGTCTGTTGCGGCAGTGGTGCAAGCACTATCCCCGCAGCACAGGAAGTCGGACCGGGCGGCCGGGTCGACGCCGTCGACCTCTCGTCCGAACTCCTTGACCTCGCAGCGGCCAAGGCGAGCGCTCTGGACATTGACACCATCACGTTTGCAAGGTCCGACGCCGCCACCTGGACGGGATCGGAACCCTACGACGCTGTGCTTTGCTGCTACGGATTGTTCTTCCTGCCCGACATGGCAGCGGGAGTCCGTCATCTCGCCTCCCAGCTGCGGCGCGGCGGCAGGCTGGCGGTCAGCACCTGGCAGGAACAGGCCCACAAACCTTTCGTGACCCTATTCGAGGAAGCGTGCTTCGAAGAGCAGCCGCATTTGCGGGATGCTCCTGAACCGCGCCCGAGCCGTCAGCTTCGGGAAATCTCGACCCCGGAGAAGCTGGACGGTTTCCTGGCCTCCTGCGGGTTCGAGGACACAAAGATCGACGAGATGGCTCTTCAAGTTCCGCTCGATGCGGAACTTGCCTGGGAACTGGTTTTGGGCACCGGGTATCGGGCCCTGCTCCCCATCGACCAGGACGGCCGCGACCGAATTCGGGACCGCTTCCTGGGAACTCTCGGAGATGACTTCGCACTCAACGCCGACTCACTGATCGCGGTAGCCAGCCGGTAA
- a CDS encoding tRNA (cytidine(34)-2'-O)-methyltransferase → MFRILFYTPEIPGNTGNAIRLAAVTGAELHLVEPLGFDLDDAKLRRAGLDYHDLAVLTVHPDLETALGALQPDRLFAYTAEGTVNYSDIQYRPGDVLLFGPESVGLPADVKDHPAVTSRVRLPMLPSRRSLNLANSASIVVYEAWRQQGFKGAQLTSERQV, encoded by the coding sequence GTGTTCCGCATCCTCTTCTACACTCCCGAAATTCCCGGCAACACCGGAAACGCCATCAGGCTCGCTGCCGTCACGGGCGCGGAACTCCATTTGGTGGAGCCGCTGGGGTTTGATCTTGATGATGCAAAGCTCCGGCGGGCCGGACTCGACTACCATGACCTCGCGGTCCTGACCGTCCACCCGGACCTCGAGACAGCCCTCGGCGCCCTGCAGCCCGACAGGCTCTTCGCCTACACAGCCGAGGGCACCGTGAACTATTCCGACATCCAGTACCGCCCCGGGGATGTCCTCCTCTTCGGGCCGGAGTCAGTCGGGCTGCCCGCCGATGTGAAGGACCACCCCGCAGTGACTTCGCGTGTAAGGCTGCCCATGCTCCCGTCCCGGCGTTCGCTGAACCTTGCCAATTCCGCGTCGATCGTGGTCTACGAAGCCTGGCGACAGCAGGGGTTCAAGGGTGCGCAACTAACATCTGAAAGGCAGGTATGA
- a CDS encoding anti-sigma factor: protein MNKRFADNLQQDLENGLALEWAEVYALDAVSDEERATLEGYMSSAAPTVREAFDSRVRSTRETLARAYAVDEAEPPADLFDRIMGSLPAAERPAAPDQTPISAPAPVVELAQRRERRTTSSVTRWLLAAAAAVVLAVGGVTIAQNLQPSSVEQEVLRAADLQRDEVAIGAGGTAELAVSRSEDAAVVTLDGVPAPPEGKVYQMWRLPEGGASPESLGTMTGEDVAHTEVAIEGISAYSGLAITVEPEGGSETPTLPLVVQIPFDA, encoded by the coding sequence ATGAACAAGCGGTTCGCGGACAACCTTCAGCAGGACCTGGAAAACGGCCTTGCCCTCGAATGGGCCGAGGTCTATGCGCTGGACGCTGTAAGCGATGAAGAGCGAGCGACTCTTGAGGGCTACATGTCCAGCGCTGCTCCCACGGTGCGTGAGGCATTCGACAGCCGCGTCAGGTCCACACGGGAGACTCTCGCTCGGGCCTACGCGGTAGACGAGGCCGAGCCGCCCGCAGACCTGTTCGACCGGATCATGGGCAGCCTGCCCGCAGCAGAACGCCCTGCCGCTCCTGATCAGACCCCGATCTCCGCTCCTGCTCCGGTTGTCGAGCTCGCCCAGCGGCGTGAACGGCGAACCACCTCTTCGGTGACACGCTGGCTTTTGGCCGCGGCCGCTGCCGTAGTCCTGGCGGTGGGCGGAGTGACCATAGCGCAGAACCTGCAGCCGTCGTCAGTTGAGCAGGAAGTGCTTCGGGCGGCTGACCTGCAGCGCGACGAGGTCGCAATCGGCGCCGGCGGTACCGCGGAACTGGCGGTTTCCAGGTCGGAGGACGCCGCCGTCGTCACCCTGGACGGAGTTCCCGCGCCTCCCGAAGGCAAGGTCTACCAAATGTGGCGCCTGCCGGAGGGCGGAGCATCACCGGAATCGCTCGGAACCATGACCGGCGAAGACGTCGCCCATACCGAAGTCGCCATCGAAGGCATCAGTGCCTATAGCGGCCTGGCGATCACGGTGGAGCCCGAAGGCGGTTCGGAGACCCCCACCCTGCCGCTGGTCGTCCAGATACCCTTCGACGCGTGA
- the sigK gene encoding ECF RNA polymerase sigma factor SigK yields the protein MDTPRVSRLTSSETEASGGEPAGSAADLAGLLDRIAQQDQGAFADFYALTSRRVYGLARRVLIDPELSEDTTQEVYLQVWNSAARFDPAAGSPMAWLMTLAHRRAVDRVRSEQSSTEREARYGAAMQVKDHDDVVDTVTQRLEAEAVIECLETLTPTQQESVRLAYYGGLTYREVAEKLQVAVPTIKSRIRDGLIRLKTCLGVS from the coding sequence ATGGATACGCCGCGTGTGAGCCGACTCACCTCCTCCGAAACGGAAGCGTCCGGCGGAGAGCCTGCAGGGTCTGCAGCGGATCTGGCCGGACTCCTTGACCGGATTGCGCAGCAAGACCAGGGCGCGTTCGCGGACTTCTACGCCTTAACCTCGCGGAGAGTCTATGGACTTGCACGGCGCGTCCTGATCGATCCCGAGCTCAGCGAGGACACAACGCAGGAGGTCTACCTTCAGGTTTGGAACAGCGCAGCACGGTTCGACCCTGCTGCCGGGAGCCCCATGGCCTGGCTGATGACACTGGCGCACCGGCGTGCGGTGGACCGGGTGCGCTCGGAGCAGAGTTCCACCGAGCGCGAGGCGCGGTACGGGGCGGCTATGCAGGTGAAGGACCACGACGACGTCGTCGATACCGTTACTCAGCGGCTGGAGGCGGAAGCTGTCATCGAATGTCTCGAAACGCTCACGCCCACACAGCAGGAATCGGTTCGCCTGGCCTACTACGGCGGCCTGACCTACCGGGAAGTCGCCGAGAAACTTCAGGTGGCGGTACCAACCATCAAGTCGAGAATCAGGGACGGGCTTATCCGGCTGAAAACCTGTCTGGGGGTGAGCTGA
- a CDS encoding J domain-containing protein, whose product MASQDRTYYAVLGVSRGATAKEIKDAYRRAARSAHPDHGGSSELFHDVAVAYEMLSDPERRRRYDRTLGVEDPLPHARPAPSGRRPRPTPVDTFAQPARYEPSYSTGVEPALPLVIAGIQVHGTARQPGTLARLRRGSGARYDGERATARLLEAQLLPGFPAARLVNGLSFGGGVDVGHAVLAGYRIAVIDSLQAPPGNYSWDGHHLRHRGRPAGDVRIRNSVRRVQDLFPECNVRAWLVLHGRPDNPFEPIIDYPPSLDRSALVSVHVANAGSLLREVRGFLAEGPQPDTVQVPVLARLLRAAAH is encoded by the coding sequence ATGGCATCCCAAGACCGCACGTACTATGCGGTGCTTGGGGTGAGCAGGGGCGCCACAGCCAAAGAGATCAAGGACGCCTACCGTCGGGCCGCCCGTTCAGCCCACCCCGACCACGGCGGTAGTTCGGAACTGTTCCACGACGTCGCCGTTGCATACGAGATGCTTTCAGACCCTGAACGGCGACGGCGGTACGACCGCACTCTCGGAGTGGAAGACCCGCTCCCCCACGCACGCCCAGCGCCGTCAGGAAGGCGCCCGCGGCCGACACCGGTGGATACCTTCGCTCAGCCGGCGCGTTACGAACCCTCCTACTCAACCGGAGTTGAGCCCGCGCTTCCGCTGGTTATCGCGGGAATCCAGGTCCACGGAACGGCCCGCCAACCCGGGACTCTGGCTCGACTGCGCCGGGGATCAGGGGCGCGCTATGACGGCGAGCGCGCCACAGCCCGGCTGCTCGAGGCGCAACTGCTGCCCGGCTTTCCCGCCGCGAGGCTGGTCAACGGACTCTCCTTCGGTGGGGGGGTCGACGTCGGCCACGCCGTACTTGCAGGGTACCGAATCGCCGTCATCGATTCCCTTCAGGCTCCCCCGGGCAACTACTCCTGGGATGGGCATCACCTCCGCCACCGTGGCCGGCCCGCCGGTGACGTGCGCATTCGGAATTCGGTGCGCAGGGTTCAGGATCTGTTTCCCGAGTGCAACGTCCGCGCATGGCTGGTGTTGCACGGACGACCGGACAATCCATTCGAGCCGATCATCGACTATCCGCCCAGCCTGGACCGGTCGGCGCTCGTTTCGGTGCACGTGGCCAATGCCGGCTCCCTGCTGCGCGAAGTGCGCGGTTTCCTCGCCGAAGGGCCACAGCCCGACACCGTCCAGGTTCCGGTGCTGGCGAGGCTGCTTCGCGCTGCAGCCCACTAG